One window of the Salvia splendens isolate huo1 chromosome 1, SspV2, whole genome shotgun sequence genome contains the following:
- the LOC121744358 gene encoding coronatine-insensitive protein 1-like: MTNSTTPRRIPSFSAAAGPDDTVWDCVIPYALHRHALSLVCKRWYQIDAITRKHVTISLCYTATPAQLSRRFPHLESLKIKGKPRAAMFNLIGEDWGGYAAPWIHEVARSFSTMKALHFRRMIVSDSDLKLLASSPAAAVLEVLKLDRCSGFSTDGLLHIGRACRNLRTLYMEESMITELDGEWLHQLASNNTVLENLNFFMTDLKRVRSEDIDLLARRCPSLTFVKISDCDISKLVEFFRNARSLEEFAGGSVTEPPAQNGEVASSEQLERYSSISFPPKLCRLGLTYLGRAELPIVYPIAAKLKKLDLLYAMLDTEGHCQILQLCPNLEVLEARNVLGDRGLEVLARHCKNMKRLRIERGADEQDMEDVEGVVSQRGLIALAQGCLELEYLAVYVSDITNEALECLGTHSKNLCDFRLVLLDREESITDLPLDNGVRSLLIGCDKLIRFALYLRKGGLTDVGLRYIGQYSPKVTWMLLGYVGESDEGLLEFSKGCPSLQKLEMRGCCFSERALATAALQLSALRYLWVQGYNASSDGRDLLAMARLYWNIELIPATRHIVHDAERQRLVIVEDPAHILAYYSLAGQRTDFPSTVTPLDPRASRDP; encoded by the exons ATGACCAATTCCACGACGCCACGAAGAATCCCTAgcttctccgccgccgccggacCAGACGACACCGTTTGGGACTGCGTCATCCCCTACGCGCTCCACCGCCACGCGCTCTCCCTCGTTTGCAAGCGCTGGTACCAGATCGACGCCATCACCCGCAAGCACGTCACCATCTCCCTCTGCTACACCGCCACTCCCGCCCAGCTCTCCCGCCGCTTCCCTCACCTCGAATCCCTCAAAATCAAGGGCAAGCCCCGCGCCGCCATGTTCAACCTCATCGGCGAGGACTGGGGCGGCTACGCTGCCCCCTGGATCCACGAGGTCGCCAGATCTTTCTCCACGATGAAGGCGCTTCATTTCCGGCGCATGATTGTCTCCGATTCCGATCTCAAACTGCTCGCCTCCTCACCCGCCGCCGCTGTCCTCGAGGTTTTGAAGCTTGATAGGTGCTCCGGTTTCAGTACCGACGGCCTCTTACACATTGGCCGCGCCTGCAG GAATCTGAGAACTTTGTATATGGAAGAGAGCATGATAACTGAGCTTGATGGGGAGTGGCTGCATCAGCTTGCTTCAAACAATACTGTTCTTGAAAACCTAAACTTTTTCATGACTGATCTCAAGAGAGTTAGATCTGAGGACATTGACTTACTAGCGAGGAGATGCCCATCTTTGACCTTTGTGAAAATCAGTGATTGTGATATTTCGAAGCTAGTTGAGTTTTTCAGAAATGCTCGTTCGCTGGAAGAGTTTGCTGGTGGCTCTGTAACTGAGCCTCCAGCTCAGAATGGTGAAGTTGCTTCTTCTGAGCAATTGGAAAGGTATAGTTCAATTTCGTTCCCCCCAAAGTTGTGCCGCTTGGGGCTTACTTATTTGGGAAGAGCAGAGCTTCCAATCGTGTATCCTATTGCTGCGAAGCTTAAAAAGTTGGATCTCCTTTATGCCATGCTCGACACTGAAGGCCACTGTCAGATATTACAACTATGTCCAAATTTGGAAGTTCTTGAG GCAAGAAATGTTCTTGGAGATAGGGGCTTGGAAGTTCTTGCTCGACACTGCAAAAACATGAAAAGGCTTAGAATAGAGCGGGGAGCTGATGAACAAGATATGGAAGATGTTGAAGGTGTGGTCTCACAGAGAGGACTAATCGCTTTGGCTCAAGGATGCCTTGAACTGGAATACTTAGCAGTATATGTGTCTGATATTACAAATGAAGCATTGGAATGCCTGGGTACACACTCAAAAAATCTATGTGACTTCCGGCTGGTCTTACTCGACAGAGAAGAAAGCATAACAGATTTACCTCTTGACAATGGAGTTCGATCTCTATTAATAGGTTGCGACAAACTCATAAGGTTTGCTTTGTATCTCCGCAAAGGGGGGTTGACGGATGTAGGCCTCCGTTATATAGGGCAGTATAGTCCTAAAGTGACATGGATGCTTCTCGGTTATGTTGGGGAGTCTGATGAAGGTCTTTTGGAGTTCTCTAAAGGTTGCCCGAGCCTCCAAAAGCTCGAGATGAGAGGATGTTGTTTCAGTGAACGCGCACTGGCTACAGCTGCTCTTCAGTTGTCTGCTCTTAGATACTTATGGGTGCAAGGGTACAATGCATCTAGCGATGGCCGAGATCTCTTAGCTATGGCAAGGCTATACTGGAATATCGAGTTGATACCAGCCACACGACACATTGTTCACGATGCAGAGAGACAACGTCTAGTAATTGTCGAGGACCCTGCTCATATTCTTGCTTATTATTCCCTTGCAGGGCAAAGAACTGACTTCCCGAGTACTGTCACTCCTCTCGACCCTAGAGCTTCCCGCGATCCGTAG